In Bradyrhizobium guangxiense, the following are encoded in one genomic region:
- the adh gene encoding aldehyde dehydrogenase → MNKVEFLSVTKVPFAERYDNFIGGKFVAPVSGKYFDNASPVNGQIVCKIARSDAQDVELALDAAHAAKAAWGRTSVAERAAILNRIADRMEENLERLAIAEPWDNGKPIRETRAADIPLAIDHFRYFAGVVRAQEGSIGEIDHDTIAYHFHEPLGVVGQIIPWNFPLLMACWKLAPALAAGNCVVLKPAEQTPASIMVWAEIIADILPPGVLNIVNGFGLEAGKPLASSPRIAKIAFTGETTTGRLIMQYASQNLIPVTLELGGKSPNIFFKDVTAEDDDFLDKAIEGFVMFALNQGEVCTCPSRALVHADIYDRFMERALKRVAAIKQGDPRDATTMIGAQASGEQLAKILSYIDIGKQEGAKVLAGGGRAELGGDLAGGFYVKPTVFEGHNKMRIFQEEIFGPVVSVTTFKTDEEALEIANDTLYGLGAGVWSRDANRCYRFGRAIQAGRVWTNCYHAYPAHAAFGGYKQSGVGRETHKMMLDHYQQTKNLLVSYSPKKLGFF, encoded by the coding sequence ATGAACAAGGTGGAATTCCTCAGCGTCACCAAAGTTCCCTTTGCCGAACGCTATGACAATTTCATCGGCGGCAAATTCGTCGCGCCGGTCTCCGGCAAATATTTCGACAATGCCTCGCCGGTGAACGGCCAGATCGTCTGCAAGATCGCGCGGTCCGACGCGCAGGACGTCGAGCTGGCGCTCGATGCGGCGCATGCCGCCAAGGCGGCCTGGGGCCGCACCAGCGTCGCCGAGCGGGCCGCGATCCTGAACCGGATCGCCGATCGCATGGAAGAGAATCTCGAGCGCCTCGCCATCGCCGAGCCCTGGGACAACGGCAAGCCGATCCGTGAGACCCGCGCCGCCGACATCCCGCTCGCCATCGATCACTTCCGCTATTTCGCCGGCGTCGTGCGCGCCCAGGAAGGCTCGATCGGCGAGATCGACCACGACACCATCGCCTATCATTTCCACGAGCCGCTCGGCGTGGTCGGCCAGATCATTCCGTGGAACTTCCCGTTGCTGATGGCCTGCTGGAAGCTCGCACCTGCGCTCGCCGCCGGCAATTGCGTGGTGCTCAAGCCCGCCGAGCAGACCCCGGCCTCGATCATGGTCTGGGCCGAGATCATCGCCGATATCCTGCCGCCCGGCGTGCTCAACATCGTCAACGGCTTCGGCCTCGAGGCCGGCAAGCCGCTGGCCTCGAGCCCGCGCATCGCCAAGATCGCCTTCACCGGCGAGACCACGACGGGCCGGCTGATCATGCAATATGCCAGCCAGAACCTCATCCCGGTGACGCTGGAGCTCGGCGGCAAGTCGCCGAACATCTTCTTCAAGGACGTCACCGCCGAGGACGACGATTTCCTGGACAAGGCGATCGAAGGCTTCGTCATGTTCGCACTGAACCAGGGCGAGGTCTGCACCTGTCCGAGCCGGGCGCTGGTTCACGCCGACATCTATGACCGCTTCATGGAGCGGGCACTGAAGCGCGTCGCGGCGATCAAGCAGGGTGACCCGCGCGATGCCACCACCATGATCGGCGCCCAGGCCTCCGGCGAGCAACTGGCGAAGATCCTGTCCTACATCGACATCGGCAAGCAGGAGGGCGCCAAGGTGCTCGCGGGTGGCGGACGCGCCGAGCTCGGGGGGGATCTCGCCGGCGGCTTCTACGTCAAGCCGACCGTGTTCGAGGGGCACAACAAGATGCGGATCTTCCAGGAGGAGATCTTCGGCCCCGTGGTCTCGGTCACGACCTTCAAGACTGACGAGGAGGCGCTCGAGATCGCCAACGACACGCTCTACGGCCTGGGTGCCGGCGTCTGGAGCCGCGATGCCAACCGCTGCTATCGCTTCGGCCGGGCGATCCAGGCCGGCCGGGTCTGGACCAACTGCTACCATGCCTATCCCGCGCACGCGGCGTTCGGCGGCTACAAGCAGTCAGGCGTCGGTCGCGAGACCCACAAGATGATGCTCGATCATTATCAGCAGACCAAGAACCTGCTGGTCAGCTACAGCCCGAAGAAGCTCGGCTTCTTCTGA
- a CDS encoding helix-turn-helix domain-containing protein: protein MNGPMPRHHAARVEAAIASGQAARSALVASWCRSSRLHHLDPVGHTSPMRLTEAELHQARERIAPLLIAAQGAMDRLYQAVGASGCCVLLADGEGVPVDRRGTAADDATFQSWGLWTGALWSEEHEGTNGIGTCLVEQRPLTIDRDQHFFARNTLLSCTAVPIYDHEAALAGVLDVSSCRADRTDAFSSLIALATGEAAKRIEADLFRRAFAHARIVLTQSADGQCGGLVAVDADDLVIGATRSARLALGIAPGRALQPVPAADLLGGDAARDHLVSGQRAVVQRALLRAGGNVSAAAKALGVSRATLHRKLKRFELNH, encoded by the coding sequence ATGAATGGGCCAATGCCCCGGCATCACGCGGCCCGTGTCGAGGCCGCGATCGCGTCAGGTCAGGCGGCACGATCCGCGCTTGTGGCCTCGTGGTGTCGTTCGTCCAGATTGCATCATCTCGATCCTGTCGGCCACACCTCGCCGATGCGGCTAACCGAAGCCGAGCTGCACCAGGCGCGCGAACGGATCGCGCCGCTGCTGATCGCCGCACAAGGCGCGATGGACCGGCTCTATCAGGCCGTCGGCGCGAGCGGCTGCTGCGTGCTGCTCGCCGATGGCGAGGGCGTGCCAGTCGATCGCCGCGGCACGGCGGCGGATGACGCGACGTTTCAGTCCTGGGGGCTGTGGACCGGTGCGCTCTGGAGCGAAGAGCACGAAGGCACCAACGGCATCGGCACCTGCCTCGTGGAGCAGCGTCCGCTGACGATCGACCGCGACCAGCATTTTTTTGCCCGCAACACGCTTCTGAGCTGCACCGCCGTTCCGATCTACGACCATGAGGCGGCGCTGGCGGGCGTGCTCGACGTCTCCTCCTGCCGCGCCGACCGGACCGATGCGTTTTCCAGTCTGATTGCGCTCGCGACGGGGGAGGCCGCCAAGCGTATCGAAGCCGATCTGTTCCGCAGGGCCTTCGCTCATGCTCGCATCGTGCTGACGCAAAGCGCAGACGGCCAATGCGGAGGTCTCGTCGCGGTCGATGCGGACGATCTCGTGATCGGCGCAACCCGCTCCGCCCGGCTGGCGCTCGGAATTGCCCCCGGCCGGGCGTTGCAGCCGGTGCCCGCAGCCGATCTGCTCGGCGGCGATGCCGCGCGCGACCATCTTGTCAGCGGGCAGCGCGCGGTGGTGCAGCGGGCGCTGCTCCGCGCCGGCGGCAACGTCTCGGCCGCCGCCAAGGCCCTCGGCGTCAGCCGCGCCACGCTGCACAGGAAGCTCAAGCGGTTCGAGCTGAACCACTAG
- a CDS encoding FtsB family cell division protein, whose translation MVSRARLKSILTGLALYAMAAAIVGYFGVNAYTGKYGLNARQELDQEIIALTSELAQLKRERARSEQRVSLLRSQRIDPDMLDERARFQLDYVNPRDLVRMIPAN comes from the coding sequence ATGGTCTCCCGCGCCCGCCTGAAATCGATCCTGACCGGACTTGCCCTCTACGCGATGGCGGCCGCCATCGTCGGCTATTTCGGCGTCAACGCCTATACCGGCAAATACGGCCTCAACGCCCGCCAGGAACTCGACCAGGAGATCATCGCGCTGACCAGCGAGCTGGCCCAGCTCAAGCGTGAGCGGGCCAGGAGCGAGCAGCGGGTGTCGCTGCTGCGGTCCCAGCGGATCGACCCCGACATGCTGGACGAGCGGGCCCGCTTCCAGCTCGACTACGTCAATCCGCGCGATCTCGTTCGGATGATTCCGGCGAACTAG
- a CDS encoding NADPH-dependent FMN reductase, with product MAYNIVVIAGSLRKESFSLKIANALAKLAPDTLKLEVITPAGISFFNQDLEGAPPADWLAFRDKLQKSNGVLFVTPEYNRSIPGVLKNAIDVASRPYGKSSFLGKPVGIISNSPGPLGGVSAAKHLQNILPGISGPLLQQPEIYLNGVGDAFDAEGNLTKDSLKTVLQQYIDAFAAHVAKNQG from the coding sequence ATGGCCTACAACATCGTCGTTATCGCCGGCAGCCTGCGCAAGGAGAGCTTTTCGCTCAAGATCGCCAACGCGCTCGCCAAGCTCGCTCCAGATACGCTCAAGCTTGAGGTCATCACGCCGGCGGGCATCTCGTTCTTCAATCAGGATCTTGAGGGGGCGCCGCCCGCGGACTGGCTGGCCTTCCGCGACAAGCTGCAGAAATCGAACGGCGTCCTGTTCGTCACCCCCGAATATAATCGCTCGATCCCGGGCGTCCTCAAGAATGCGATCGACGTCGCTTCGCGCCCCTACGGCAAGAGCTCGTTCCTCGGCAAGCCGGTCGGCATCATCTCGAACTCGCCGGGTCCGCTCGGCGGCGTCAGCGCGGCCAAGCACCTGCAGAACATCCTGCCGGGCATTTCCGGTCCGCTGCTCCAGCAGCCGGAAATCTACCTCAACGGCGTCGGCGATGCCTTCGATGCCGAGGGCAACCTGACCAAGGACTCCCTGAAGACGGTGCTGCAGCAATACATCGACGCCTTCGCCGCGCACGTCGCGAAGAACCAGGGCTGA
- a CDS encoding MBL fold metallo-hydrolase, translating into MTDLNRRHLLAGAAAVGAAVITGLRPATVNAAVPQAGTQAPGFYRYKVGSFECTSINDGARTFPMPDKFVANKPKEEALAAGEAAYMPKGMVTVPFNPQLINTGSKLVLIDTGNGIANLEPSKGAVGRTLQNLQAAGVDPKNIDVVLLSHLHPDHTNGIRLADGALAFPNAEIMVPGKDWEFWTSEDNAGKAESNPMMKSYFANVKKTFAGLESKVTKYEWGKEVAPGIPSIATPGHTPGHTSFAVASGDAKVLIQSDVTNIPEFFLRNPDWHVMFDNDAAMAQETRHKFYDMAAAEKATVIGFHFTFPSVGHVEKDGAKYRLIPSAWNPTI; encoded by the coding sequence ATGACCGATCTCAATCGCCGTCACCTGCTTGCAGGCGCCGCTGCCGTCGGCGCGGCCGTCATTACCGGCCTTCGTCCGGCCACCGTCAATGCCGCAGTGCCGCAAGCCGGGACGCAGGCACCAGGCTTCTATCGCTACAAGGTCGGCAGCTTCGAGTGCACCTCGATCAATGACGGTGCGCGCACCTTCCCGATGCCCGACAAGTTCGTCGCCAACAAACCGAAGGAAGAAGCTCTGGCCGCGGGCGAGGCGGCCTACATGCCGAAGGGCATGGTCACGGTGCCGTTCAATCCGCAGCTCATCAACACCGGCTCCAAGCTCGTCCTGATCGATACTGGCAACGGCATCGCCAATCTTGAGCCGAGCAAGGGCGCGGTCGGCCGCACCCTACAGAACCTTCAGGCCGCCGGCGTCGATCCGAAGAACATCGACGTCGTGCTGCTCTCGCATCTGCATCCCGATCACACCAACGGCATTCGCCTTGCCGACGGCGCGCTGGCATTCCCCAATGCCGAGATCATGGTGCCGGGCAAGGACTGGGAGTTCTGGACCAGCGAGGACAACGCAGGCAAGGCCGAGTCCAATCCGATGATGAAGAGCTACTTCGCCAACGTGAAGAAGACCTTCGCCGGCCTGGAGTCCAAAGTCACCAAATACGAGTGGGGCAAGGAGGTCGCGCCGGGCATCCCCTCGATCGCGACCCCGGGCCACACGCCGGGCCATACCTCGTTCGCGGTCGCCTCCGGCGATGCCAAGGTGCTGATACAGTCCGACGTCACCAACATTCCGGAATTCTTCCTGCGCAATCCGGACTGGCACGTGATGTTCGACAACGATGCCGCGATGGCGCAGGAGACGCGCCACAAGTTCTACGACATGGCGGCGGCGGAGAAGGCGACCGTGATCGGCTTCCACTTCACGTTTCCGTCGGTCGGCCATGTCGAGAAGGACGGCGCGAAATATCGCCTGATCCCGTCGGCGTGGAATCCGACGATCTGA
- a CDS encoding zinc-binding dehydrogenase produces the protein MSDGTSGLQLRSLLKKSGELELSLVNIPTPEPAEDEVVVRVEATPINPSDLGLLIGPADMSAAKASGTKEMPVITATMPEAAMRMMAARFDQSLPVGNEGAGTVIRTGSSDAAKALMGKTVSMIGGAMYTQYRVLKVRDVMELPAGTTAADGASWFVNPLTALGMTETMRRENHKALVHTAAASNLGQMLNKICIKDGIGLVNIVRSKEQADILHKIGAKHVVNSSAPDFTDQLTNALVETGATIAFDAIGGGKLASQILTAMEVAANKTAKEYSRYGSNVYKQVYIYGSLDNRPTELSRSFGLTWGVGGWLLTPFLQKIGPAEIGRLRQRVASELKTTFASHYTKVVSLAEVLDPANIAVYAKRATGEKFLINPNK, from the coding sequence ATGAGCGACGGCACGTCCGGACTGCAACTGCGTTCACTGCTCAAGAAGAGCGGCGAGCTGGAATTGTCCCTCGTGAACATCCCGACGCCGGAGCCGGCCGAGGACGAGGTCGTGGTCCGGGTCGAGGCGACGCCGATCAACCCCTCCGACCTCGGCCTCCTGATCGGGCCCGCCGACATGTCGGCCGCCAAGGCGTCCGGCACCAAGGAGATGCCGGTCATCACCGCGACAATGCCGGAGGCTGCGATGCGGATGATGGCGGCCCGGTTCGATCAGTCGCTGCCGGTCGGCAACGAGGGCGCCGGCACGGTGATCCGGACCGGATCGTCGGACGCGGCCAAGGCCCTGATGGGCAAGACGGTGTCGATGATCGGCGGCGCGATGTACACGCAGTACCGCGTGCTGAAGGTCCGCGACGTCATGGAGCTGCCGGCGGGCACCACGGCCGCCGACGGTGCGTCCTGGTTCGTCAATCCGCTGACCGCGCTCGGTATGACCGAGACGATGCGGCGTGAGAACCACAAGGCGCTCGTGCATACGGCCGCAGCGTCCAATCTCGGCCAGATGCTCAACAAGATCTGCATCAAGGACGGCATCGGCCTCGTCAACATCGTCAGGAGCAAGGAGCAGGCCGATATCCTGCACAAGATCGGCGCCAAGCACGTCGTGAATTCCAGCGCGCCTGATTTCACCGACCAACTCACCAATGCGTTGGTCGAGACCGGCGCCACGATCGCGTTCGATGCCATCGGCGGCGGCAAGCTGGCCAGCCAGATCCTGACCGCCATGGAAGTTGCGGCCAACAAGACCGCGAAGGAATACAGCCGCTACGGCTCCAACGTGTACAAGCAGGTCTATATCTACGGCAGCCTGGACAACCGTCCAACCGAGTTGAGCCGGTCGTTCGGTCTCACCTGGGGGGTCGGCGGCTGGCTGCTGACCCCGTTCCTGCAGAAGATCGGTCCAGCCGAGATCGGCCGCCTGCGTCAGCGCGTCGCGTCCGAGCTCAAGACCACCTTCGCCAGCCACTACACCAAGGTGGTGTCGCTGGCCGAGGTGCTCGATCCCGCCAACATCGCGGTGTACGCCAAACGCGCTACCGGCGAAAAATTCCTCATCAACCCAAATAAATAA
- the eno gene encoding phosphopyruvate hydratase translates to MTAIIDIIGREILDSRGNPTVEVDVVLEDGALGRAAVPSGASTGAHEAVELRDGDKARYLGKGVTKAVGAVNGEIFEALSGLDVEQQAQIDQIMIDLDGTPNKSRLGANAILGVSLACAKAAANSLDMPLYRYVGGTSARLLPVPMMNIINGGVHADNPIDFQEFMILPVGASSFAEGLRYGAEVFHTLKSELKKAGHNTNVGDEGGFAPNLPSADAALDFVMNAIGKAGFKAGTDIMLGLDCASTEFFKDGKYVYEGEGKTRSISEQAKYLADLVSRYPIVTIEDGMSEDDMDGWKELTDLIGKKCQLVGDDLFVTNVKRLAEGIKTGRANSILIKVNQIGTLTETLAAVEMAHKAGYTSVMSHRSGETEDSTIADLAVATNCGQIKTGSLARSDRTAKYNQLLRIEQQLGKQALYGGKAALKALA, encoded by the coding sequence ATGACCGCCATCATTGACATCATCGGCCGTGAAATCCTCGACAGCCGGGGCAATCCCACCGTCGAGGTCGATGTCGTGTTGGAAGATGGCGCGCTCGGCCGTGCCGCGGTGCCGTCGGGCGCCTCGACCGGCGCCCATGAGGCGGTGGAGCTGCGCGACGGCGACAAGGCCCGCTATCTCGGCAAGGGTGTCACCAAGGCGGTCGGCGCCGTCAACGGCGAGATCTTCGAAGCCCTCAGCGGCCTCGATGTCGAGCAGCAGGCGCAGATCGACCAGATCATGATCGACCTCGACGGTACGCCGAACAAGAGCCGGCTGGGCGCCAACGCCATCCTCGGCGTGTCGCTGGCCTGCGCCAAGGCGGCCGCGAACTCGCTCGACATGCCGCTCTATCGTTACGTCGGTGGCACCTCGGCCCGCCTGCTGCCGGTGCCGATGATGAACATCATCAATGGCGGCGTGCATGCCGACAACCCGATCGACTTCCAGGAATTCATGATCCTGCCCGTCGGCGCATCCTCCTTCGCCGAGGGCCTGCGCTATGGCGCGGAAGTCTTCCACACGCTGAAGTCGGAGCTGAAGAAGGCCGGCCACAACACCAATGTCGGCGATGAGGGCGGCTTCGCCCCGAACCTGCCGTCGGCGGATGCCGCGCTCGACTTCGTCATGAATGCGATCGGCAAGGCCGGCTTCAAGGCGGGCACCGACATCATGCTCGGCCTCGACTGCGCCTCGACCGAGTTCTTCAAGGACGGCAAGTACGTTTACGAGGGCGAGGGCAAGACCCGTTCGATCTCCGAGCAGGCCAAATACCTTGCCGACCTCGTCTCGCGTTATCCGATCGTGACCATCGAGGATGGCATGTCGGAAGACGACATGGACGGCTGGAAGGAGCTGACCGACCTGATCGGCAAGAAGTGCCAGCTGGTCGGCGACGACCTGTTCGTCACCAACGTCAAGCGCCTCGCCGAAGGTATCAAGACCGGCCGCGCCAACTCGATCCTGATCAAGGTCAACCAGATCGGCACGCTGACCGAGACGCTCGCCGCCGTCGAGATGGCACACAAGGCCGGCTACACCTCGGTGATGTCACACCGTTCCGGCGAGACCGAGGATTCCACCATCGCCGACCTCGCGGTCGCCACCAATTGCGGTCAGATCAAGACCGGCTCCCTTGCACGTTCCGACCGCACCGCCAAATACAATCAGCTCCTGCGCATCGAGCAGCAGCTCGGAAAGCAGGCGCTCTACGGCGGCAAGGCTGCATTGAAGGCGCTGGCATAA
- a CDS encoding Vgb family protein has protein sequence MNRRQFLASSTALFVIRPGLAQEGPFRTKYFPISAGMGLHDLTPAPDGSIWFTAQGKGLLGRLDPRDGSFKTVSLGQGAAPHGVTIGPDGAPWITEGGQNAIARVDPSDLKVTLFRLPEKFASANLNTGVFDKQGTYWFTGQSGYYGRLAPKSGEMNVFRAPGGVGPYGITVTPKGDIWYASLAGSYIARIDLASGSASVVAPPTPGHGSRRVWSDSRGRIWVSEWNSGHVSAHDPADGSWKTWKLPGERPRAYAVFVDDKDKVWLTDFSANAIVRFDPATEKFNVFASDKANANVRQLDGRPGELWGCESGNDRIVMIQTIAAG, from the coding sequence ATGAATCGCCGCCAGTTTCTTGCCTCCAGTACCGCCCTGTTCGTGATCCGCCCGGGTTTGGCCCAGGAGGGCCCGTTCCGGACGAAATACTTCCCGATCAGTGCCGGCATGGGCCTGCACGATCTCACGCCCGCCCCTGACGGTTCGATCTGGTTCACGGCGCAGGGCAAGGGCCTGCTCGGGAGACTCGATCCCCGGGATGGCAGTTTCAAGACGGTCAGTCTCGGTCAGGGCGCCGCTCCGCATGGCGTGACCATCGGCCCCGATGGAGCGCCCTGGATCACCGAGGGCGGCCAGAACGCGATCGCGCGGGTCGACCCCTCCGACCTCAAGGTCACGCTGTTCCGCCTGCCGGAAAAGTTCGCGTCCGCCAATCTCAATACCGGCGTGTTCGACAAGCAAGGCACCTACTGGTTCACCGGCCAGTCCGGCTATTACGGCCGCCTCGCGCCGAAATCCGGCGAAATGAATGTGTTCAGGGCGCCGGGGGGTGTCGGCCCCTATGGCATCACGGTGACGCCCAAGGGCGACATCTGGTACGCCTCGCTCGCCGGCAGCTATATCGCCAGGATCGATTTGGCGAGCGGCAGCGCCAGCGTGGTCGCGCCGCCGACACCGGGCCATGGATCACGGCGTGTGTGGTCGGACTCGAGGGGCCGGATCTGGGTCAGCGAGTGGAACAGCGGCCATGTCTCGGCGCACGACCCCGCCGACGGGTCGTGGAAGACCTGGAAGCTGCCGGGCGAGCGCCCCCGCGCCTACGCCGTCTTCGTCGACGACAAGGACAAGGTCTGGCTGACCGACTTCTCTGCCAACGCCATCGTGCGTTTCGATCCCGCGACTGAGAAATTCAATGTCTTCGCGAGCGACAAGGCCAATGCCAATGTGCGCCAGCTCGACGGGCGGCCGGGTGAGCTCTGGGGCTGTGAATCCGGCAACGACCGCATCGTCATGATCCAGACGATCGCCGCCGGTTGA
- the queF gene encoding preQ(1) synthase yields the protein MAKKSLQLGRAVEWPHTPEDAQLDRVPNPQKGTDYLVRFTVPEFTSLCPVTGQPDFAHLMIDYAPGAWLLESKSLKLYIASFRNHGGFHEDCTVMIGKRIASEIKPKWLRIGGYWYPRGGIPIDVFWQTGRVPKGLWVPEQGVAPYRGRG from the coding sequence ATGGCGAAAAAATCCCTTCAGCTCGGCCGTGCGGTCGAGTGGCCGCACACACCGGAAGATGCCCAGCTCGACCGCGTGCCCAATCCGCAAAAGGGCACCGACTATCTGGTGCGTTTCACCGTGCCGGAATTCACCTCGCTCTGCCCGGTCACCGGCCAGCCGGATTTCGCCCATCTGATGATCGACTACGCGCCGGGCGCGTGGTTGCTGGAATCGAAGTCGCTCAAGCTCTACATCGCGAGCTTCCGCAACCACGGCGGCTTCCACGAGGACTGCACCGTGATGATCGGCAAGCGCATCGCATCCGAGATCAAGCCGAAATGGCTGCGCATCGGCGGCTACTGGTATCCGCGCGGCGGCATCCCGATCGACGTGTTCTGGCAGACCGGCCGCGTGCCAAAGGGCCTGTGGGTGCCCGAGCAAGGCGTCGCGCCCTATCGCGGGCGGGGCTAA
- the glsA gene encoding glutaminase A has product MDAQPIRLLSPAEAARSTGYPAKPPLRRFLSDCYEEFRTDNSGELADYIPELTRADPSHFGIALVTIDGHVYEVGESDVPFTIQSVSKAFVFALALEMVGEARVSATIGVEPSGEAFNSIRLTSDNRPFNPMVNAGAIACSGLIYEVEGKGAFERVRAKLSQFAGRELGVDEAVHASETATGNRNRAIAWLLRNYAVLPDDVDAVLDVYFRQCAILVTARDLAVMAATLANRGINPVTGVQVITPHIVARTLSVMTSSGMYDYAGEWTYRVGIPAKSGVGGGIVAALPSQLGLGTFSPLLDNHFNSVRGLKVCEALSERFDLHMLNRNADVRTSIMADYDVYGISSRRSRQPHEQQILDERHSDIRVLELVGAMNFGTIDYVTRRLVEEPPNAPLLIIDFRRVPDITTAGAELLGETLGALGNAGVTAILSGFEATSAVWTAIAARTAEPRRLRRFALLDDAVEWAEDQVIYRFGGFTDVKEGAHLHEQALLAELDADEIAAIVKLSTTRHYVAGHRIVAAGQPANSLFFLQSGMVSVKLPSGVRLASLGPGMEFGEMAILEQSRSADVFADTPVTCLELPLDSFADYRRLHPETSLKIMRNLAAILARRLVAANTKVDLLSAY; this is encoded by the coding sequence GTGGACGCCCAGCCGATCCGTTTGCTCAGTCCAGCCGAAGCGGCCCGGTCGACCGGATATCCCGCCAAGCCGCCGCTGCGGCGTTTCCTGAGCGACTGCTACGAGGAATTCAGGACGGACAATTCCGGCGAGCTCGCCGACTACATTCCCGAGCTGACGCGCGCCGATCCCAGCCACTTCGGCATCGCGCTCGTCACGATCGACGGGCACGTCTACGAGGTCGGCGAGAGCGACGTGCCCTTCACGATCCAGTCGGTGTCCAAAGCTTTCGTCTTTGCTCTGGCGCTGGAGATGGTTGGCGAGGCGCGAGTCTCGGCCACCATTGGAGTCGAGCCGAGCGGCGAGGCCTTCAACTCGATCCGACTCACCAGCGACAACCGCCCCTTCAATCCGATGGTCAATGCCGGCGCGATCGCCTGCTCGGGCCTGATCTATGAGGTGGAGGGGAAGGGGGCCTTCGAGCGCGTGCGCGCCAAGCTCAGCCAGTTCGCAGGCCGCGAGCTCGGTGTCGACGAGGCCGTGCATGCCTCGGAGACGGCGACCGGCAACCGCAACCGGGCGATTGCCTGGCTGCTGCGAAACTATGCGGTGCTGCCGGATGACGTCGATGCCGTGCTTGACGTCTATTTCCGCCAATGCGCCATCCTGGTGACTGCACGCGATCTCGCGGTGATGGCGGCAACGCTCGCCAACCGCGGCATCAATCCCGTGACAGGCGTGCAGGTGATCACCCCGCACATCGTCGCCCGGACACTGTCGGTCATGACGAGTTCGGGCATGTACGACTATGCCGGCGAGTGGACCTATCGCGTCGGCATTCCCGCCAAGAGCGGCGTTGGCGGCGGCATCGTTGCGGCGTTGCCGTCGCAGCTCGGCCTCGGCACCTTCTCGCCGCTGCTCGACAATCATTTCAACAGCGTCCGCGGCCTCAAGGTCTGCGAGGCGCTGTCGGAGCGGTTCGACCTGCACATGCTCAACCGCAACGCCGACGTCCGCACCAGCATCATGGCGGATTACGACGTCTACGGCATCTCCTCGCGCCGCAGCCGCCAGCCGCACGAGCAGCAGATCCTCGACGAGCGCCACAGCGACATCCGCGTGCTCGAGCTGGTCGGCGCGATGAATTTCGGCACCATCGACTATGTCACGCGAAGGCTCGTCGAAGAGCCACCCAACGCGCCGCTGCTCATCATCGACTTCCGCCGCGTCCCCGACATCACCACCGCCGGTGCCGAGTTGCTGGGCGAGACGCTGGGCGCGCTCGGCAATGCCGGTGTCACCGCCATCCTGTCCGGCTTCGAGGCGACGTCGGCGGTGTGGACCGCAATCGCGGCGCGCACCGCTGAGCCGCGCCGGTTGCGGCGCTTTGCACTGCTGGACGACGCCGTCGAATGGGCCGAGGATCAGGTGATCTACCGCTTCGGCGGCTTCACCGACGTGAAAGAAGGCGCGCATCTTCACGAACAGGCGCTGCTTGCCGAGCTTGACGCCGACGAGATCGCCGCCATCGTCAAGTTGTCGACCACGCGGCATTACGTTGCCGGCCACCGCATCGTCGCCGCCGGCCAGCCCGCCAATTCGCTGTTCTTTCTCCAGAGCGGCATGGTCAGCGTGAAGCTGCCGAGCGGCGTGCGGCTCGCGTCTCTCGGTCCCGGCATGGAGTTCGGCGAGATGGCTATCCTGGAGCAAAGCCGCAGCGCCGACGTTTTCGCGGACACGCCCGTCACCTGCCTCGAACTGCCGCTCGACAGCTTTGCCGACTACCGCCGGCTGCACCCGGAGACGTCGCTGAAAATCATGCGCAACCTCGCCGCCATCCTAGCGCGGCGGCTCGTCGCCGCCAACACTAAGGTCGATCTCCTGAGCGCTTATTAG